GAGATAAAAATTGGTATTGATAGTAAATATTTTTTTTCTCAGTTCGGTTCGTGACCGAAGAACTCACAGTTCTTCTAAGTTATCAAGTTCTCTTTTTACAGAATTTATTTGTTCATCCAATTCTCTTGCGAGTCCTCGCATATGGTATCACTGGTTTCCTCATGCATAGTAATCTAAAAAAAACTTCTCAAGAAGTTTTGCTCTACATTTTGATCAGAATATTTTCCAAAGATCGATTTTCATCGCGTTGTTCTAAAAAATTGTATGCTTGTAATATAGCATAAATATGATTACTTGCAAAAGATATGTTTTAGAATGCCTGCTTTTGCAACATAGATTCAACATCTTTATACCAAATTTGTCATGGAAGAAAATGGTAATGTAGATGTTCTAAACTTCTTCCCGAAAGAGACTCCCTCATAAAAGTGAAATAATCAGAGTTTTTAAAATAACTAAACATATAATGCTCTACATTTTTATAGTCTAGATACTGAACATCTGAAAGATCTTTTGCAAATATAACATGCTCTTTAGGAATCGCCATACAGTGATTATCTAGACCAAGAATTGGATATTTATTTTTTATTATTTTCCAATGTTTTGTTTCATAGAGTATATTTTCTGCTTCCTGACACAGTGGACAATTTGAGGCTCATAAATCTGTAGGCTTATTTTTTTCCCAGTATTCTCGACTTTGCGTATTCATAAATTTTAATGCTTAGTTTGCGATAGTATTATTTTTGTTTATTATAAGAGAAATACTTTTAACTCGCAAGAAAATATTATGAAACTCAAAGAACATTTACAAGAAAGGGGATATTTATACCAATACTCTAGCGATGATATATTTGAAAAATTAGAACAATGATCTGAAAAATTTTATGTGTGATTTGATCCAACAGCTGATTCGCTTCATATGTGAAACTTTATAGGATTTATGACTGCTGTGCAACTCATGCTTAAATGAAACAAATATTATGCACTTGTTGGTGGAGCTACAGGTATGGTATGAGATCCAGGAGGAAAAGAATCTGAGAGAACATTTCTCGATGAAGCAACTCTGGAGAAAAATGTCGCTGCTATATGAAATCAATTTACAACTATTTTAACAAGACTTTCAGAAAATACTGGAAAAAAACTCGATTTTGAAATTGTAAATAATCTTGATTTTTACGTGTGAGTATCATATCTAGATTTCCTCAGGGAAGTTTGAAAATTTCATACCGTGAATCAAATGATGTCGAAGGATACGGTAAAAAAACGTATAGAGGATCCAACAAAGTCTATTTCTTATACTGAGTTTTCGTATATGTTGTTGCAAGGATTTGACTATTATTATCTCCATAAAAACATGTGAGTGAATCTGCAAATGGGAGGACAGGATCAATGGGGAAATCTGGTAACAGGGATTGAACTCATTCGTAAAAAAACAGAAGACGAAACCTACGTCTTTACTTGGCCACTTATTACTGATGCCAGTTGAAAAAAATTTGGAAAATCTGAATGAAATGCACTTTTTTTAGATAGAAATAAAACAAGACCATATGCTATTTATCAGTATTTTATGAATACAGAAGATGCTGATGTAGAACGCTACTTGAAACTTTTGACTCTATTAGATTCTGAGTATATAGCATCAATATTAGAGGAACATTCAAAATCACCAGAGCAGAGACTTGGGCAAAAAAGACTTGCATACGAAGTTGTGAAAATAATACATTGAGAAGAAGAAGCGAAACTTGCAGCAAATATTACTGAATTTTTATTTGGAGAGTGAGATAAAATAGAACTCCTTACAAAACTAAATGCAGATGAACTCAAGAGTTTTAGTACTGAAATAGGATGATTGATATATAGTTCTCAGAATCTCTTTGAATTATTTATAGAATCATGACTTGAAAAATCAGGAGGTAGTGCGAGACAAAGTATTAGTTCTGGGGCATTAGCACTCAATGAACAAAAAATTACAGATACAAATTATGATTTTTCAAATGATTTTATTCATTGAAAATTTTTACTCATTAGAAAATGAAAGAAAAATTATAGAATAATCTTGAAATAATATATAAAAAAACTCTTCAAGTTTGGAGAGTTTTTTTATCTATTATTTTTTTTCTATAATTTCTACTTCAATCGTATCACTAATAGAATTATTATTTACAAAGTCTGCTCGAAGTGTCACGGTATAAAATCAGGCTTTGGTATATGCGTGAGATGGATTAGCATCAGTTGATATATTTCCATCCCCAAAGTCCCAGAAATATTCAATAATCTGTCCAGCACTTTCAGCAGAAGAGAAGTCTATTCATTGGTCTACTGGAGCTCTTTTTAAACTTGGAGATATCTTTACATCTTGAGGAGCTGGTAAGAGTATAAGTTTTTTCTCAAGAGAAAATTCTTTTCCAGTTTGTCAGATAACAGTGAGTTTAATCGTGTAGTCTCAAGCTTTTGCATATCTATGACCTGGATTAATGGCATCTCTCTCCTCCACAATTCAATCTCAATAATCATAGACAAATTTAATAATGTTATCATCTTTTATATAACTCTTTGATGCATCAAATCTCACACTGACTGGAGCATAGTTACTAGAGTTCTCTATTTCTAAACTAAGAATTGCATCTTTTTTAACAGCTTGAATATATATAAATTCAGTGAGAGAAATAATATCATCAGTATTTCGACGATGTTTGAAATTGTAAGTTACGGCGAGGGTATTGTTTCATTCTCGTCCAACTTCTAGGGTATAGTTTTTACCAGTAGATTCTATATCTTTATCATTTCAGACATCCCATGAAACAGTATCGAGCGAATATGAAATATTAGTAGGTCTCACGTATCTCGCATCAAACTTTAGAGTACTTGGAACTCAAATCTCATCAATAAAGTACTCATGAGATCTCGTTTCGTATTTTAGATTACTCGGTTGTTCATTTGTAGCCTCATTTGTAATTATAAGAAACTCCTTGAGTTCTACATCTTTTTGGAGGGTGATGGTACTATTTAAAGTAAATGTTTTTCACAGAGAATCAGTCATCACGACAGATACATTTTTTTCTCAATAATTTTGAAATACATGTGTGAGAACGGGAGCTTGATTAGATTTTTCTAAATTTGAAGTCAACGAATAACTTCTATCTCATATTTTCCAATCATATTTTTCAATAAATCAGTTAGAGAAACTTGTTTGAGGATTGAGAACGCTAAATTCATATTCTAAGTCATTTTCGAGTGAAGCTTCATAAGATATTTCTCAGCTCATTTCTCCATCTATTTCAGCTTGAATTACAAATACTTTATCAATAGATTCTTCATCACTTCCATTTCTGAGAACAGAGAGTCAAATGTACATAGTTTCAAAAAATATTTTACCCGGGATAAATTCAAATCCATCATTATTGTAGGACCATTCTTCATATTCGACAGTTTCGTTATCCGTTTTTGGACTTTTAAAATACCATTTTACAGATCATATGTCTTTTATACTTGAGGCATCAAAGGCTACTTTTTTTCATCAGTTGTTTGTGATGGTTTCTGTATATTTTACGATATGAGAAATTGAAACGGTTGGAATACTTGTGAGCTCTTGAACCACTTCCTGTCCATTTCTATCTATTCCTATTGCTTCTACACGTATTTCATAGTTTCAAACTCTGTCAAAACTCTGAATAACAACTGGAGTAAATGACTCAACTACTGTCCCTCAAAAGTTCCATACATACTTATTTATAGTGAGACCGCTTCGTTCTTGGTTGTTTTGAAAATTTGTAAGATCAAAATTTAGATTTACAGGTCAGATAAGATTTTTAGTTTCGCTTAACAGTGCTTCACTGTCACTGAAATCTGGACTGACGAGTAAAGCATTATCAAATATTTTGAGATCACCGTAGGCTTGTTCTTGCCAGTTTGGAAGTTGTTTGATTTTTTGATCAACATACATCCAAGCTGTTGCCGTTGAAAATGTGATAATGAGTAAAAATACTGAAAGTAGAGCGTAGAGTATTTTCTTTCTTTTAAATACTTTTTTAGTCAGAAAGAATTTAAACAAACATACTGATAGAATCAGTGTGAGAATAAATAAGAGAATAGAAAATATAATGGTAACAATTTGAGATATAAATGAGTTTATATCATTGAGACTTATCCCAAGACTGGAAAAGAACTGTACATCGTCAACGGTTTTAGCGTTTATAACAATAAAACTTATAAAACTTCATCCTAAAATGAGCATTACAAAAAATATTGCTGCAAAAAACCACAAAATAGTAGAAAGTGGAACTTTCTTTTTTACTTCGTTACTCGTTTGAGTATTAAGTTTCGTTTTAAGCCATATTCTCTCTCCATTTTTTCATGGAACTGTTTTAGTTAATAAGATATAGTTCTTTTTTCAAATGGTGAGTTTTCATTTTCACTCTTGAGTATTTCATGTATTTTCAACTACTAGCCCTGCAAGTTGTTTTATTTTAAGTAAAATATTGGTATAGGTCGCAAAT
This genomic interval from Candidatus Gracilibacteria bacterium contains the following:
- a CDS encoding tyrosine--tRNA ligase — translated: MKLKEHLQERGYLYQYSSDDIFEKLEQGSEKFYVGFDPTADSLHMGNFIGFMTAVQLMLKGNKYYALVGGATGMVGDPGGKESERTFLDEATLEKNVAAIGNQFTTILTRLSENTGKKLDFEIVNNLDFYVGVSYLDFLREVGKFHTVNQMMSKDTVKKRIEDPTKSISYTEFSYMLLQGFDYYYLHKNMGVNLQMGGQDQWGNLVTGIELIRKKTEDETYVFTWPLITDASGKKFGKSEGNALFLDRNKTRPYAIYQYFMNTEDADVERYLKLLTLLDSEYIASILEEHSKSPEQRLGQKRLAYEVVKIIHGEEEAKLAANITEFLFGEGDKIELLTKLNADELKSFSTEIGGLIYSSQNLFELFIESGLEKSGGSARQSISSGALALNEQKITDTNYDFSNDFIHGKFLLIRKGKKNYRIILK
- a CDS encoding PKD domain-containing protein, with amino-acid sequence MYIGLSVLRNGSDEESIDKVFVIQAEIDGEMSGEISYEASLENDLEYEFSVLNPQTSFSNGFIEKYDWKIGDRSYSLTSNLEKSNQAPVLTHVFQNYGEKNVSVVMTDSLGKTFTLNSTITLQKDVELKEFLIITNEATNEQPSNLKYETRSHEYFIDEIGVPSTLKFDARYVRPTNISYSLDTVSWDVGNDKDIESTGKNYTLEVGREGNNTLAVTYNFKHRRNTDDIISLTEFIYIQAVKKDAILSLEIENSSNYAPVSVRFDASKSYIKDDNIIKFVYDYGDGIVEERDAINPGHRYAKAGDYTIKLTVIGQTGKEFSLEKKLILLPAPQDVKISPSLKRAPVDQGIDFSSAESAGQIIEYFWDFGDGNISTDANPSHAYTKAGFYTVTLRADFVNNNSISDTIEVEIIEKK